The genome window CGAACAGCGCGATGGCGGCGCCCAGTGCGCCGTAGGTCTTGTTCAACTGGGCAAAACTGCGAAAATAAATTCCCAAAAGATAGGAAAGGCCAATCCAGCCACCCACCGCAATCGCGGCGCCTGGCAAAGTGGATAAGAATCTCTGCTTCACATTTGGCGCCAGAAAGTATAGGGTCTCGACCGCCAGCACGGTAAAACCTATGGCGACAGTCCAGCGCAAGTACGGCCAGACGGCAACGAACACCGGTCCCAAACCGACCTTGCCCGCGAGCCAGCCTCCGAATTGAGGTCCCACGACCAGGACGCTGAGAGCAACCACCAACAAGGAGCCAACCATGAATGTGAGCCCGATTGCCAGGAAACGTGTTTTCAGATATGGCCGAGTCTCGGGCACATCGTAGGCAACGTTGAGGGCCTCGATCATGGCGGCAAAGCCGCTGGACGCCGACCATATTGTGAGCACGATGCCCAGAGTGAGCACGCCGCGATGAGGCTGAATGACGGAGGCCACGATCTTGCGCACCAGCCCCATGCTGTCCGACGGTACAACTCGCGCCAATACTCCC of Terriglobales bacterium contains these proteins:
- a CDS encoding YihY/virulence factor BrkB family protein, encoding MKNHTMAFAAALSYYFVLSLFPLLIVLAALVAHLPVPHLFDSILGVLARVVPSDSMGLVRKIVASVIQPHRGVLTLGIVLTIWSASSGFAAMIEALNVAYDVPETRPYLKTRFLAIGLTFMVGSLLVVALSVLVVGPQFGGWLAGKVGLGPVFVAVWPYLRWTVAIGFTVLAVETLYFLAPNVKQRFLSTLPGAAIAVGGWIGLSYLLGIYFRSFAQLNKTYGALGAAIALFVWFYWTGLIMLIGAEFNSELIQLRNQGRLPLKQPPPHEVTPKPATEADLAA